The Alnus glutinosa chromosome 7, dhAlnGlut1.1, whole genome shotgun sequence genome includes a region encoding these proteins:
- the LOC133874240 gene encoding uncharacterized protein LOC133874240 isoform X1 — MSAGLCGKRVGFEEMFGSSSPTSCSAAKRVRRSGSGSDFGSGSEDSVAGLLQMFPDLDPELVKTVCTNHNNKIDDAIESLRALAFTDASTRNKSQSFDSTFIDNCADVPGQSTAPCSQMSDQKVEDVEDMRSTADYGNTSESSKWVDLFVHEMMNARDIDDAGGRAARILEAFEQSITAPSMASKEQLEHASLKEHLQSLLNDNQILKRAVAIQHERNLEHEERTKGVEQLKHVLSQYQEKVRSLELTNYSLKLDLQRAQGHFHPHRY, encoded by the exons ATGTCTGCGGGGCTTTGCGGCAAGCGGGTGGGGTTCGAGGAAATGTTCGGATCTTCGTCTCCGACGTCGTGCTCTGCGGCTAAGCGAGTCAGGAGGTCTGGTTCCGGATCGGATTTCGGATCCGGATCCGAGGACTCCGTCGCAGGTTTGCTCCAAATGTTCCCTGACTTGGATCCCGAG TTGGTGAAAACGGTTTGTACAAATCACAATAATAAGATTGACGATGCTATTGAGAGTCTACGAGCACTTGCCTTTACTGATGCTAGTACAAGGAATAAATCACAAAGCTTTGATTCAACATTTATTGATAATTGTGCTGATGTTCCTGGTCAAAGCACAGCCCCGT GCAGTCAAATGTCGGATCAGAAAGTTGAAGACGTGGAGGACATGAGATCAACTGCTGATTATGGAAATACGTCGGAGAGTTCCAAATGGGTGGATTTGTTTGTGCATGAAATGATGAATGCAAGAGACATTGATGATGCTGGGGGACGTGCTGCCAGGATCCTAGAGGCTTTTGAACAAAGTATAACTGCGCCCTCAATGGCATCAAAGGAG CAGCTGGAACATGCTTCTCTAAAGGAGCATCTGCAGAGCTTGTTAAATGACAATCAGATTTTAAAGAGAGCGGTTGCCATCCAGCACGAACGCAATTTGGAGCATGAAGAGAGGACAAAAGGAGTGGAACAGCTAAAGCATGTGTTAAGCCAGTATCAAGAAAAAGTTCGAAGTTTAGAG CTGACCAACTACAGTTTGAAGCTCGATCTGCAGCGGGCACAAGGACACTTTCACCCCCACAGATATTAA
- the LOC133874240 gene encoding uncharacterized protein LOC133874240 isoform X2: MSAGLCGKRVGFEEMFGSSSPTSCSAAKRVRRSGSGSDFGSGSEDSVAGLLQMFPDLDPELVKTVCTNHNNKIDDAIESLRALAFTDASTRNKSQSFDSTFIDNCADVPGQSTAPCSQMSDQKVEDVEDMRSTADYGNTSESSKWVDLFVHEMMNARDIDDAGGRAARILEAFEQSITAPSMASKELEHASLKEHLQSLLNDNQILKRAVAIQHERNLEHEERTKGVEQLKHVLSQYQEKVRSLELTNYSLKLDLQRAQGHFHPHRY, from the exons ATGTCTGCGGGGCTTTGCGGCAAGCGGGTGGGGTTCGAGGAAATGTTCGGATCTTCGTCTCCGACGTCGTGCTCTGCGGCTAAGCGAGTCAGGAGGTCTGGTTCCGGATCGGATTTCGGATCCGGATCCGAGGACTCCGTCGCAGGTTTGCTCCAAATGTTCCCTGACTTGGATCCCGAG TTGGTGAAAACGGTTTGTACAAATCACAATAATAAGATTGACGATGCTATTGAGAGTCTACGAGCACTTGCCTTTACTGATGCTAGTACAAGGAATAAATCACAAAGCTTTGATTCAACATTTATTGATAATTGTGCTGATGTTCCTGGTCAAAGCACAGCCCCGT GCAGTCAAATGTCGGATCAGAAAGTTGAAGACGTGGAGGACATGAGATCAACTGCTGATTATGGAAATACGTCGGAGAGTTCCAAATGGGTGGATTTGTTTGTGCATGAAATGATGAATGCAAGAGACATTGATGATGCTGGGGGACGTGCTGCCAGGATCCTAGAGGCTTTTGAACAAAGTATAACTGCGCCCTCAATGGCATCAAAGGAG CTGGAACATGCTTCTCTAAAGGAGCATCTGCAGAGCTTGTTAAATGACAATCAGATTTTAAAGAGAGCGGTTGCCATCCAGCACGAACGCAATTTGGAGCATGAAGAGAGGACAAAAGGAGTGGAACAGCTAAAGCATGTGTTAAGCCAGTATCAAGAAAAAGTTCGAAGTTTAGAG CTGACCAACTACAGTTTGAAGCTCGATCTGCAGCGGGCACAAGGACACTTTCACCCCCACAGATATTAA
- the LOC133873751 gene encoding dolichyl-diphosphooligosaccharide--protein glycosyltransferase subunit 4A produces the protein MIDDQDLGFFANFLGVFIFVLVIAYHYVMADPKYEGN, from the coding sequence ATGATTGACGATCAAGACCTCGGCTTCTTTGCCAATTTTCTTGGCGTCTTCATTTTTGTACTGGTGATAGCGTATCATTATGTGATGGCTGACCCGAAATACGAAGGCAACTAA